ctgtcacccaggttggagtgcagtggcacaagctgaaagctcactgcagccttgagttcccttgcccaagtgatcctcccaccccaacctcctgagtagctgacattacaggcatgtgccatgccctggctaattttttattttttatagagatgggggtcccaCTATGCTGGGCCAGGCCAGgcttaaacttctggcctcaagtgatcctcccaccttggcctcacaaagtgcaagctccaccttctgggttcatgccattctcctgcctcagcctcccaagtagctgggactacaggtgcctgccaccacgcccggctaactttttgtacttttagtagagacggagtttcactgtgttagccaggatgttcttgatctcctgacctcgtgatctgcctgcctcagcctcctaaagtgctgagattacaggcgtgagccagccaccaccccggcttttttttttttttttgagacggagtctagctgtcacccaggctggagtgcagtggcacgatctctgctcgctgcgacctccgcctcctgggttcaagcgattctcctggattcacctgcctcagcctccggagtagctaggattacaggtacataccaatgcgcccagctaatttttgcattttttagtagagacgggtttcaccatattggccaggctagtctgcaacttctgacctcgtgatctgccagcctcagcttcccaaagtgctaggattacaggcgtgagccactgcgcccagcgggGAGAATGCGTTTCACATTGCTTATGCAAGTCCAGGACTGTCCTCTAGCATCacagttaaaataaaaacctagatCAAATGCTtatgttttcactttctttctttttcccctccttttctcAATAGGATCCAAGCAAAACTCCCCGGAATCGCcaaaaaaaaggcagaataactacatggaaaccaGAAATGCAACAGTTACTAAAACACCATTTAATAGTTATAATGTCGTTACTTGTACTATGAAGGAACATACTCAGTGTCAGCTTGAGCCTGCattccaagcttttttttttaatttggtgttTTCTCCCATCCTTTCCCTTTAACCCTCAATATCAAGCACAAAAATTGATGGACTGAAAAAGAACTATCTTAGAACTCAGAAGAATAAAGAATCAAATTCATAGGATAAGTCAATACCTTAATGGTGGTGGAGCCTTTACCTGTAGCTTGAAAGGGGAAAGATTGGAggtagaagagaaaatgaaagatagAACACCTCTGGATCCTTCTATCCAGTTTTCAGCACTAGTCTTACTCAGCTATCCATTATAGTTTTACCCTTAAGAAGTATGATTaacttatgaaaaaattatttgggaaCAGGAGTGTGATATcttccttggtttttttttttttttttttggcagcccTCAAATCCTATCTTCCTGCCCCACAATGTGAGCAGCTACTCCTGGTATTCCTTTTCTTTAATGATTTAACTTTCAACTTGATGAATAACTTATAGGTGATAGTGATAATTCCTGATTCCAAGAATGCCATCtgataaaaaagaatagaaatggaaAGTGGGACTGAGAGGGAGTCAATGGGAATGCTGCGGTGGCCGCCACTCCCTCTGCCACTATCCCCAGGGAAGGAAAGACTCTGCCATTTGGGAAAGTGGTTTCTATGTCACTGGACACCAGTTCTGAGCATTAGTTTGAGAACTCATTCCTGAATGtgctttcctccctctcccctgcccaccTCACCTTAAGTTTAATAAATATGGTTGTACTTTTcttatgataaaataaatgtctgtaaCTGCTGTACACTGCTGTAAActtgttagagaaaaaaataacctgcATGTGGGCTCCTCAGTTATTGAGTTATTGTGATCCTATCTCAGTATGTGGGGGGAACATTCTCAAGAGGTGAAATACAGAAAGCctttttttcttgatcttttcccGAGATTCAAATCTCCGATTCCCATTTGAGGGTAAGTTTTTTTCTTCACCTTCAACATGAAAATTCAGCGAACTTGAAAGAAAAATCATCTGTGAGTTCCTTCAGGTTCTCACTCACAGTCATGATCGTTCAGAGGGAATATGCACTGGTGAGTTTAAAGGACTATGATATTTGATAGTCCCAAAGTACGGCAGCTGCAAAAAGTAGTGGAAGGAAATTGTCTTTCCACGTTTTGGGAAAATTAGTTAGGAATTTGGATGAGTAAAAGGTACCCTTGCCTTACTCCGTCTTATTTTCTTAGCCCCTTTTGAGTGTTTTAACTGGTTTCATGTCCTAGTAGGAAGTGCATTCTCCATCCATATCCTCTGCCCTCCCAGGAAGTCAGTGATTGTCTTTTTGGGCTTCCCCTCCAAAAGACCGTCTGCAGTGGAAGCGCCAcatccagtttttcttttgttgctgctGTGTTTAGATAATTGAAGAGATCTTTGTGccacacaggattttttttttttaagaaaaacctaTAGATGAAAAATTACTAATGAAACTCTGTGTACGTGTCTGTGCGTGCAACATAAATACAGTAGCACCTAAGGAGCTTGAATCTTGGTTCCTGTAAAATTGCAAATTGATGtggtattaataaaaaaaaaaaaacacaatgactGTGGCATCATTCTGCTAACTTTATTCTTTATACACAGTTTGGGTAAAGTAAGAACCAAACACTGCTTCCACTCCCCCTATCCTCACTCCACTTTGGGGGCTTTAAAAAGTGACTAATAGTTGATAATCGTAAGGATTCCCAAGACTGCAGAATTTAGTTGTAGAGCATAACTGTGCATTTGATcgctgaaagaaaataagagaccCTCTAAGAGGTGGTGACCTTAGAAGAATGAGGAGGGGTCAGGGGGTCTTTTATCCCAGATCGGCCTCACACCAGCCTAGGAGATTTCCCCACCTGCAACGTAAAGCAGCCTGTAAATTACATATAGCCACAATGCACTTAAATTGAGTCAATCACCATGGAAAATGGGAACTAAATACATCATCAGGTCTTCATTGAAAGAACTTGAGTGGTCACCTGTGATTAGCTCTTCTCCTAAACTAAGGCTGCTGTGACCCTTAagctggcttttaaaaatgtattcaacatACCTCTTAGAAAACTTAGGctgaaatattctttaaatgaCTGATGCAAACAACTTCACAAATACGCATACAAATGTCTGAATAATGTCACTAAGTAACatggtatataaatatgtattcagaGTAACATTTACATATTGGCCATAATAGCAAGCATaccattaacaacaaaaaaaaaatcatggagaCTTCACCTGTTCATGTCAGAATCCCAAGGCAAGGAGGCACACCTAGGCAAGAAGGCCAACTCAACTTGCAGCCTCTAACCTGTGAGGCCGTAACTTCCAACAAAGCAGAAATCACTGGAATCACGACCGCAGCCCTTCCCCATCACGGGTGCCCAGCACTTCAGCTGCATTAAGATCAGTGAAGGGCTCATGAAAACAGACTGCTAGGCCCCAAccaagtttctgattcagtaaccCTAGGGTATGGCCCAAGAATTTTTACTTCTGGCAGATTCCTAAGGTGATGCTGCTGCTCTGAGACACACTTTGAGCTGGTGTGTTTGGGGCTGTCTCAGTAAACATGTCCACtctcctcctgaggcctctccctgCCTGTGGAGGGGGGAAAACCTCTAACTCCTCCGCCCTGGCTTATCTGAACTTTGGCAGTGGGCTTGAGTGATTATAAATTGGTTGCCCCAATTTACCTACTGTTTTTGAGCAGGCAGAGTAATATTGAGGGTGTTAATACTCGATCTGAAAAAATACATgaaggaaagtaaaagaatggcAGTGCACAGCCTGGTGCCATCCATAATCTCCGTTCTCAAGCTTTTAATACTGTCCCCAAAACCCTGGAGGGAATTTACTTTTCAGTCAACTGACAACCCATTCAGGATCTTCCTGAATCCCTGGTGGCCTCCACAACAAAGAGCACAAAGCCCCCTGCCGAGGAGGCCTTGGGCCCGGTGGCAGCCGCCCTGCCTCGAGTTCTGCTGGGGAGAGGAAGGCCGAGCCCACGGCGCCTTCCAGCTGAGGCCCTGCAGAGCTCAGCGTGCTCATCCCAAAGCAGTGTGCAGGGCTTTGACACCTTTAGGAGTCACATATCCACTGTGGTGGCCTGCAGTGCCCAGCATGTCAATCCTTCGGCAGGCCTGACAAATTTTAATAACCAGTGAATTGGGAAGCAGCCTGGTATCGGGTAAAGAACACTGAGTCGGGAGCTAGAATTTTCATTCTGGTTCTTCTACTGTGCCTACCTGGCTGTATGACCATCTGGGTTCCTGGGCTCCAATTTACCTATCTGTGAAGGGAAGGAAGGTGGTACTAGTGATCTCAGGGCCCTTTCCAATTCTGACAATCTTgaattatataaaaatgctataaaatcCGTGGTATAAAATCCATCTCCCAAACAGGAAGAGTCAAGGGGACTGGGCCTGAGGCACTTGAACCTTGGGTTCTGGCCTGGGGGTCAGGAGTGAGAGGAGGGACCTCCTCTTTGCCCTTTGCTTTCCCACCCCGAAGCAGGGGCTGGCCCCCGCTGCCAGGGCATCTCTTCCTCCAGACCTAACCCTCAAGTTCCACCCACTAGCCTCCCCGCCCCGACTTTAGGACCGAGGGAACTGTCCCTGCAGCAGCCTGGCTTTGTGAAGAGCAGACAGTAGGGCCCGGAGTCTCCCAGCAAGAGTAACATCAGCACAGCTAGTTGGGGTCCTCCCGTCCCCGCCTCTGCCCTCGCTCCTCCTTCCTTCAGGTCCTCCCTCCACCACCTCTCACAGCTTATCTCTGATACACGcataataaataagacatttgcACATAAGGGTGACTGGGTCCTCTGTCCCCGCCCCTCCCCCTTTTATATAAAAGCATTAAAtacagtttcaaaataaaatacaaagagcaAAAAAGGGCCTGATCTCGGGGCCACCTGTTCTCCACGGGAGAATGAATCTACACATCCCTCTCGGACCTGCCTGGGAGATTGCGGGGCCCCTTCCCTGCCCCACAGGGCCTGGGGCTGCCACGGGGAAAAGAGACCGAGGCCCCGCCCCAGGCCCTGCGGGTTGAGAACCGGCGCCGCATCCACCGCGGACAAAGGGGGATGGGGATGGAGCGGGAATCGAAGGCTGACTGCCGGGACCGCCTGTGCCCCGGGCTCCCCCGGACCTGGTGGCGCCCGACTCTGAGTTTAGGGGTAAGCAAGGGCCCTCGGGGCAAGAGGAGCAAAGGAAAAAAGTGCTAATCCCTTTACAAGATGTCCTGGAGGGCGTGGCAGCGGCCCGGGAGAAGGGTGGAGCCGCCAGGCGCACGGTTCCCACTGAGCCTGCCCCGGAGGTAGGCGCAGCTGGTCCGGCCCGGGCCCCGGGCGCATCGCCCCGCCCTTGGTCCAATGCGCCTTGCCAGCCCGGGAAAGCTCCCGAGCCCCGCGGCCCAGCCTCCCGCTGGAAGCCCCAGTCCGCAGCCGGGGCCTCCGAGAGACCGAGAATCCCAATTAGGGAAGGGCAGCCAGCAGCCCCCGAGCCGGGAGCCGTGCCTGCCGGCGtgcaaggctgcagagaactgGGCCCccagccagggccagggccagagcCTGCGTAGCCCCAATACTGAATGACGGCGCCCCCAGTCCCGGCCTGCGGAGGATTCCCTCGCGGGGTGCGGCCGGGAGCGCTCGGCGCTAACACTTGGAGGCCGCTTTGGATTCTCGGAAAACGTGGGCCCTGCGCGGGGAGGGCAGGGCTCCGGGCCGATGGGAGAGTGCGCATTCCCGCAGCGTACCGACTGGCTCAGGGACCCAAGCGGCACCGCGCGAACGCCGGTGGCCCCACCCGATCCCCAGTCTCCGCCCGGCCCGGCCAGCGGGGGGCGCGGCCGCGGGAAGCTCTAACACCTGGCGCGAGGATGTGCCAAGTGGGAGGTCCGGGCGAGCACAGGGCGAGGAGGGCCCGATGCGACCCGACCCCAACCGACCCGTGGGCCCGCTAGGCCGCTACGCCCGACACACGGCGCCAGACTTGAGGTCCGCGCCGCCGTCGCGCGGCGCCGGGGCGGGCGGCCCGAAGCCCTCGTGGCCGTAGCAGCGCAGCGCCGCCTCCTCGTAGGCCTCCAGGATAGTCTGGCGCTCCTCGGGCGTGAAGTCCATGGAGAAGGGGTGCACCTGCAGGATGTGGCGCTTGATGGTGCTCACCTTGAGGGTGGCCAGCGCGCCCCCGCACACCATGCACACCAGGCCGCGCCGGCTGCCGTCGTAGTCCATCAGGTACTCGCCCCGCCAGCGCGGCTGGTAGTTCCGCCGCTGCTCCCGGCTgcggggcgggggcggcggcgggggAGGCGGCGGCGGCAAGGCGAGTCCCCCGGGATCCTGGCCGTCCTCTTCGTCCTCCTCTTCTTCGGCGGGCCGTTCCAAGGGAGCCCCAGGAGACAGCGGAACGTCGCCTAGGGAGGGACAAAGGGCCGCATTGGCGACGGCGGGGGACAACAGGCCGGGCCCCGCGTCTCATCTCCGGTCACCCCGCCTTTGCCCTTCTATCCCATCCTCCAGTCCCTTCTTCCCCAACAGCGCCCGACCCTCGCTCCCTGCCTGCCCGGGGCCCTGCCCGGCTCTCCCTCTCCGCCTGCTCTGGCCCCACCGCTcaccccactcctcctcctcctctggctcctcctcctcgtcccctcccccctcctcggAGACTGCGGCTGTGTCCGGGGCGGCGGGGCCCCGGGGGGACTCGGGGCGGGGCAGCCCCAGGGCCAGCAGGTGGGCGGCCTTCTCGCTCCACTCCCGGGCGATGAGGGCCTGGACGGGCCCGCCGAGGCGCGTGGAGCCCGGGTGGCGCCGGCGGATGTGGCGCTCGATGGTGCTCATCTTGAGCGAGGCCAGCGCGCCCCCGCACACCCCGCACACCAGGCCGCGCCGGCCGCCGTCCAGCTCCATGAGGTACTCCAGCCGCCAGCGCTCCTGGGAGTGGCGGCGGTGGGCGCGGCCCCGCGGCGACCGGCCCGGGACCCCCGCCCTCTGGCCCTcgccctcctccagctcctcctcctcctctgcggGCCCGGGCCTCTCAGGGACCCAGCCAGCCTCTTCCTTTACGTCTGGGGGGCTGAGATCCTGAGAGGTGGGGGCTCCAGCAGCGGAGGCCGAGTCCCGGCTCTTTCCGGTCAGGTCCTGGGGGGCGAGGTCATCGCCTGTTGGGGAAGGGGTGAGGAAGAGGGGCTCAGCCTGCTGGCTGGGTTGCCCTTGCTCACGCAGAGGGGTCCATCCTGGCTCCTCACCCCAGCCCCAAGCTAAAGGCCCCAGTCTGTCTGTGTCTGGGGGCGgagtgagtgtatgtgtgtggagcGCCAGCTCCTGGCCTTCAGCCCTCAGCCCTAAGTCCCTGCCTCCCAGTTTTGGCCAGACCCCACTTCAGAGCCCCAATATGAGGGGGTCTCAGCCTGGGATGGGCCTCGCACCTGGTGGGGACTGGGTGAGCTCAGACAGCGCCTCAGGCTGGCCCCCCCAGGCCTGCAGCAGGGCACTGCGCTGGGGGCCGCTGAGCCCCAGGGAGCCGGGGTGCACCTCCAGCACGTGGGCACGGATGTCGTCCAGGTGCAGGCTGGGCAGTGCCCGACCACAGGCCATGCACACCAGCCGGTTCCCCCGCGGGTCATAGTCCATGAGACACTCGGCCCGGAACCAGTTCTGCAGGGACTCCTTCAGCCTCCTCTCCAGGCGCCGGGCCCCCAGCCCCCTGCTGCCCCCGGCCctccgggaggctgagaggcgCAGACGCCGAGCCCGGGGTGCCACTGGGCCCCCTCGCCGCTGGCGCCGGCAGCCCCCACCAGCTGGGGCTTTGCCTGAAAGGGTTGGAGGGAAGGAACTGAGACGCTGGCCCCACAGAGCACCCCACTACAGCCACTCTCTCACTTGGGCCCCAGGCCTAACCTttgcccttctcttcctctcccctgaACTCCTAACTCCACCTCCCTAAACCCTCCTCTGCTCGCACTTCAAGCACCACCCACACTTCCCCCAGAGTGGAATTTAGCCCTGTCCCTGGCCTTCACCGTCAGCCACACCTCTCCAGCACCCTCCCCTTCCCTCACCCACCCCAGCCAGGCCTCCCTGCTCCAAGCCTTTCAACGGCCTGTCGCCCAACCTCTCTCCTTGATATTCAAAAACCACAGAATATCCAAGCTGTCATGGACATCGGAGACCCTCTCACCCCACTGTCCTTCCCCCACCTTTGTATAATAAGGGCGATAAACAGACCCCACCCAGAGAAGGAGCAGTGACTTGCTCAAGAACACCAGCTCCTCGGCAGAGCGGCTGACCCACTGCACCCCACTGGCCACCCAGGCCCCCGCCTCTACAGAATCTGCATTTGCGTTACCTGGGCCCTTGGGCGGGCAAGCGGGGACACCGGCCCCCTCCTCCTcgtcctcttcttcctcctcctcctcctcctcagccccctGGACCCCC
The genomic region above belongs to Papio anubis isolate 15944 chromosome 12, Panubis1.0, whole genome shotgun sequence and contains:
- the C12H11orf95 gene encoding uncharacterized protein C11orf95 homolog, whose product is MEPGGDHRSREQRRRQRPWPVASARGRRLPPAGSSGSAEPEEDEGGQDLQLEGGALGSWGSAPLPSSRARGPTSSGRKYSDHCEARASRPGKSRIPGRDHRRYYHDHWRLEYLMDFNPARHGMVCMVCGSSLATLKLSTIKRHIRQKHPYSLHWSPREKEVISNSWDAHLGLGACGEAEGLGVQGAEEEEEEEEEDEEEGAGVPACPPKGPGKAPAGGGCRRQRRGGPVAPRARRLRLSASRRAGGSRGLGARRLERRLKESLQNWFRAECLMDYDPRGNRLVCMACGRALPSLHLDDIRAHVLEVHPGSLGLSGPQRSALLQAWGGQPEALSELTQSPPGDDLAPQDLTGKSRDSASAAGAPTSQDLSPPDVKEEAGWVPERPGPAEEEEELEEGEGQRAGVPGRSPRGRAHRRHSQERWRLEYLMELDGGRRGLVCGVCGGALASLKMSTIERHIRRRHPGSTRLGGPVQALIAREWSEKAAHLLALGLPRPESPRGPAAPDTAAVSEEGGGDEEEEPEEEEEWGDVPLSPGAPLERPAEEEEDEEDGQDPGGLALPPPPPPPPPPPRSREQRRNYQPRWRGEYLMDYDGSRRGLVCMVCGGALATLKVSTIKRHILQVHPFSMDFTPEERQTILEAYEEAALRCYGHEGFGPPAPAPRDGGADLKSGAVCRA